The DNA region GGCGTCCACCCCGACCAGTCGATCGCGAACAGGCCGGCAGTGGCCGCGTCCGGTCCTGCTTCTTCGAGCGCCCGGAACGCCGGGTGCTCACGGCCGACGTGGTTGAAGACACCGTCGAGCAGGACCCGGACCCCCCGCTCGTGCGCCGCCGACACCAGGCGGTCGAAGTCGGCGTCGTCGCCGAGTCGGGGATCGATCCGGAAGTGGTCCACCGTGTCGTAGCCATGGGTGGAGCTCGCGAACACCGGCCCGAGCACCAGGCCGTTCAAGCCGAGGTCCAGCACGTGGTCGAGCCAGGGTTCGATGCGGCCGAGACGGTGCTCGACGGCACGCTCCTCGACCGGCGCCCCCGGGCGGACGTCCGCCCCGACGAACCCGAGCGGGTACACGTGCCACCACATGACGTGCGGGACCCACGCGGGCTCGGGCGGACGGATCGGTGCGGTGTCGGTGCTCACCGCTCCGATGCTGCCAGCCGGACCTGAGCCGGGTGCGCCGGTGCTGGGAACGGACAGGGGCGGCGGGACGAGGATGTGGGCATGGGACGTGCGATCAGGACGGAAGCGGACGCTGCGGCGTCGGAGTCGGAACAGGCCGATCGGACCTGTGCGTCGTGCGGCCGTCGGATGCCGTCGTCGGCGGCTCACGAGGCCAAGTGGTGCTCCCGTGCCTGCCGCCGCCACGGAGTGGACCGGACGGACCTGGCACTCGAACAGCGCATCGACGAGTTGCTCGCCGCACGGGCACGCACCTCGAGCATCTGCCCGTCCGAAGTCGCGCGGTCGCTCGAACCGGACGACTGGCGCCCGCTCATGGAACCCGCCCGCCGAGCAGCCCAGCGCATGATGGCGCGCGGCGAGGTCGAGATCACCCAGGGCGGCTCCGTCGTGGACCCGTCGACTGCGAAGGGTCCGATCCGCATCCGTCGACCGCGGTGAGCCGCGGGCCCTCAGAGGCGCTCGTGCAGCGTCCGAACGAGCCGTTCGAGTGCCGTGACGAGTGCACGGGTCTTCTCCTGCGTCACTCGTGACGACGAGTACTGGAAGTGGGTCTTCTCGTCGGTCAGACGCTTGAAGTGCAACCCCGGCCGGGTGTCCGGGGCGCAGGCTTCGTCGAGCAGCCGCCGCGCCGCCGCGTGGTCGTCCCCGATGTGGTGGTACCCGAGCACGGCGCCGTAGATCGCATCGGATGCTGCGATGCCTCCCAGCACGGCATTCGCGCCGGCGGTTTTCCAGTCAGCGTGGCTGGCCGACTCGGCGTACATCTGGGCGACTTCGAGGTAGGACGCCGCCTCGTCTCGTCGCATCTCGACGGCTCGCCGGTCAACTGCCCGCACTCGACGGGCCATCAGATGAGCGTCCTGATCTCCTCGCCGAAGACGGTCCGGGCCTCGTCACGCCACGAGCCGACCAGCGGGTCGCCCTCGGCGACGAATCGGCGGAGGTCTGCACGGGTGACGTCGAAGACCTGACACTCGTTCCCGGTCCATCGCCGAATCAGATCGCCGAGGCGGACGACCACTTCGGTGTCGACGGTGTCAGCGAACACGACGAGCAGATCGAGGTCGGATGCGGGGGTGGCGGTGCCGCGAGCGACGGAGCCGAAGATCGACACCGAGAGCACCCCCGCACCTGCAGACTCGACGAACGCTGCGATCCGACGCTCGAGTTCGTCACCAGCATCGAGGCCGAGTTCGACCGCTGGCCAGAGCAGGTGCTCGCGGTTCACCCGGTACGCCGAGTGCTGCAGGCCACGTTCCACGCAGACGAGGCCCGCTTGCTCCAGCTTGTCGAGTGCCCGCTTGATGCCGGTGTGCTGTGCGGCGCCGGCGACTCGCGCCACCTGGCGGCCGGTCATGCCGGAATCGGTCCGGGCGAGCACTCGGAGTGCGTCTGCCTGGGTGGCACCGAGGAGTGTGGCGAGTGGTTTCACGAGTTGCATGCTGGCCTCCGGAAGCAGTGTACCGATTTTGAGTCCACATGGGGCGGATTCGTGTACACCGCCCGGTTGCCGCCCGCGGTGAGGGAACACCTGTCGTGCACCGTCGGTTGGGGACGGGGATGACTGCAACCGGATCGACCGAACCGACCCCCGTCCAGCCTCGTGCCCTCGTCGTGGGAGCGAGTGGCATCACCGGGTCCGCCCTGGTGGGCCACCTGCTCGACCTCGGCTGGGACGTGACCGCGCTGTCCCGCCGACCGCTCCCCCTGCAGGACGTCCGGACCGTCGCCGCGGACCTCCGCGATCCTGACAGCCTCGGCGCCGCGCTGGCAGACGAACGCCCCACGCACGTGTTCTTCACCGCGTGGCAGCGGCAGGAGACCGAAGCCGAGAACATCCGTGTGAACGGCGGCATGGTCCGCGACCTGCTCGCTGCACTCGCGCATGCTCCGCTGGCGCACGTCGCGCTCGTGACCGGGCTGAAGCACTACCTCGGCCCGTTCGAGGCCTACGCCGCCGGCGAGATGCCGGACACGCCCTTCCACGAGGAAGAACCCCGCCTGGACACGCCGAACTTCTACTACGCGCAGGAGGACGAGCTGTTCGCCGCCGCCGAGCGCCAAGGCTTCACGTGGTCGGTGCACCGCTCGCACACCGTGATCGGGCACGCCGTCGGCAACGCGATGAACATGGGCCTGACGATCGCGGTGCAGGCGACCCTCGCGAAGGAGCTCGACCTGGACTTCGTGTTCCCGGGCAGCGAGGCGCAGTGGAACGGCCTGACCGACATGACCGAGGCGGGGATCCTCGCCGAGCAGATGGTCTGGGCAGCGACCGCACCCGAGGGTGCCGACGAGGCCTTCAACATCGTGAACGGCGACGTCTTCCGGTGGCGCTGGATGTGGCCGCGCCTGGCTGCACACCTCGGCGTCGACCCGGCGCGTGTGGTCGGGTACCAGGACGAGCCGCGACCGCTCGAGCAGCAGATGGCACCGTACGAGTCGGAGTGGGCCGGCATCGCCGAGCGACACGGTCTGGCGGAGGCGGACATCACGCGGCTCGCCTCGTGGTGGCACACCGACGCCGACCTCGGCCGCGCGATGGAGGTCGTCACCGACATGGGGAAGAGCCGCGAGGCCGGGTTCACGGCCTTCCGCCGGACCGAACGCGCGTTCGCCGACCTGTT from Curtobacterium sp. MCJR17_020 includes:
- a CDS encoding DUF3253 domain-containing protein, translating into MGRAIRTEADAAASESEQADRTCASCGRRMPSSAAHEAKWCSRACRRHGVDRTDLALEQRIDELLAARARTSSICPSEVARSLEPDDWRPLMEPARRAAQRMMARGEVEITQGGSVVDPSTAKGPIRIRRPR
- a CDS encoding nucleotidyltransferase domain-containing protein; translated protein: MKPLATLLGATQADALRVLARTDSGMTGRQVARVAGAAQHTGIKRALDKLEQAGLVCVERGLQHSAYRVNREHLLWPAVELGLDAGDELERRIAAFVESAGAGVLSVSIFGSVARGTATPASDLDLLVVFADTVDTEVVVRLGDLIRRWTGNECQVFDVTRADLRRFVAEGDPLVGSWRDEARTVFGEEIRTLI
- a CDS encoding SDR family oxidoreductase — its product is MTATGSTEPTPVQPRALVVGASGITGSALVGHLLDLGWDVTALSRRPLPLQDVRTVAADLRDPDSLGAALADERPTHVFFTAWQRQETEAENIRVNGGMVRDLLAALAHAPLAHVALVTGLKHYLGPFEAYAAGEMPDTPFHEEEPRLDTPNFYYAQEDELFAAAERQGFTWSVHRSHTVIGHAVGNAMNMGLTIAVQATLAKELDLDFVFPGSEAQWNGLTDMTEAGILAEQMVWAATAPEGADEAFNIVNGDVFRWRWMWPRLAAHLGVDPARVVGYQDEPRPLEQQMAPYESEWAGIAERHGLAEADITRLASWWHTDADLGRAMEVVTDMGKSREAGFTAFRRTERAFADLFAHYRADRLIP